In a genomic window of Pseudoliparis swirei isolate HS2019 ecotype Mariana Trench chromosome 20, NWPU_hadal_v1, whole genome shotgun sequence:
- the rab34a gene encoding ras-related protein Rab-34a isoform X1, whose protein sequence is MSVRVSAMSVFPPVRKDRIIAQLPQYFRKEAAFHTKEDFNSKVRTACQEQRTGTVGRFKISKVIVVGDLAVGKTCLINRFCKDAFDKNYKATIGVDFEMERFEVLGVPFSLQIWDTAGQERFKCIASTYYRGAQVVIIAFDVNNVASLGHVRQWLEDALKENDPTAVQLFLVGTKKDLSSPAQYSQIEQDALKIAQEISAEYWAVSSLTGENVKEFFFRVASVAFETNVLAELEKSGSRQIGGVVRINSTSNNVHASSKKKQTNCCQ, encoded by the exons ATGTCCGTCCGAGTCTCAGCCATGAGTGTTTTTCCTCCTGTCCGAAAGGACCGTATCATTGCTCAGCTCCCTCAG TATTTCAGGAAGGAGGCAGCCTTCCACACGAAGGAGGACTTCAACAGTAAAGTGAGGACGGCCTGTCAGGAGCAGCGCACCGGCACTGTGGG cAGATTTAAAATCTCAAAGGTCATTGTTGTGGGTGATCTGGCGGTGGGGAAAACCTGTCTGATTAATAG ATTTTGCAAAGATGCTTTTGATAAAAACTACAAGGCAACGATCGGTGTTGACTTTGAGATGGAGCGCTTCGAAGTGCTGGGCGTTCCTTTCAGCCTTCAGAT CTGGGACACTGCAGGCCAAGAGAGGTTCAAGTGCATTGCCTCCACGTACTACAGAGGAGCCCAGG TTGTGATTATCGCGTTTGATGTAAACAACGTGGCCTCTTTGGGCCATGTGAG ACAGTGGCTCGAAGACGCCCTGAAAGAGAATGACCCCACTGCGGTGCAGCTGTTCCTTGTTGGCACAAAGAAAGACCTGAGC TCTCCTGCACAGTATTCTCAGATCGAACAAGATGCCCTCAAAATAGCACAAGAGATCAGTGCAGAGTATTGGGCTGTGTCGTCGCTGACTG GGGAAAACGTCAAAGAGTTTTTCTTTCGAGTTGCATCAGTGGCCTTTGAGACCAACGTTCTTGCTGAGTTGGAGAAAAGTGGATCGAGGCAAATTGGGGGCGTCGTCA GAATTAACAGCACTTCAAACAATGTGCATGCTTCATCAAAGAAGAAGCAGACAAACTGCTGCCAGTAA
- the rab34a gene encoding ras-related protein Rab-34a isoform X2: protein MSVRVSAMSVFPPVRKDRIIAQLPQYFRKEAAFHTKEDFNSKVRTACQEQRTGTVGFKISKVIVVGDLAVGKTCLINRFCKDAFDKNYKATIGVDFEMERFEVLGVPFSLQIWDTAGQERFKCIASTYYRGAQVVIIAFDVNNVASLGHVRQWLEDALKENDPTAVQLFLVGTKKDLSSPAQYSQIEQDALKIAQEISAEYWAVSSLTGENVKEFFFRVASVAFETNVLAELEKSGSRQIGGVVRINSTSNNVHASSKKKQTNCCQ from the exons ATGTCCGTCCGAGTCTCAGCCATGAGTGTTTTTCCTCCTGTCCGAAAGGACCGTATCATTGCTCAGCTCCCTCAG TATTTCAGGAAGGAGGCAGCCTTCCACACGAAGGAGGACTTCAACAGTAAAGTGAGGACGGCCTGTCAGGAGCAGCGCACCGGCACTGTGGG ATTTAAAATCTCAAAGGTCATTGTTGTGGGTGATCTGGCGGTGGGGAAAACCTGTCTGATTAATAG ATTTTGCAAAGATGCTTTTGATAAAAACTACAAGGCAACGATCGGTGTTGACTTTGAGATGGAGCGCTTCGAAGTGCTGGGCGTTCCTTTCAGCCTTCAGAT CTGGGACACTGCAGGCCAAGAGAGGTTCAAGTGCATTGCCTCCACGTACTACAGAGGAGCCCAGG TTGTGATTATCGCGTTTGATGTAAACAACGTGGCCTCTTTGGGCCATGTGAG ACAGTGGCTCGAAGACGCCCTGAAAGAGAATGACCCCACTGCGGTGCAGCTGTTCCTTGTTGGCACAAAGAAAGACCTGAGC TCTCCTGCACAGTATTCTCAGATCGAACAAGATGCCCTCAAAATAGCACAAGAGATCAGTGCAGAGTATTGGGCTGTGTCGTCGCTGACTG GGGAAAACGTCAAAGAGTTTTTCTTTCGAGTTGCATCAGTGGCCTTTGAGACCAACGTTCTTGCTGAGTTGGAGAAAAGTGGATCGAGGCAAATTGGGGGCGTCGTCA GAATTAACAGCACTTCAAACAATGTGCATGCTTCATCAAAGAAGAAGCAGACAAACTGCTGCCAGTAA
- the tlcd1 gene encoding TLC domain-containing protein 1, producing the protein MDVLVPVVKSHPGKSVLVCALIFKLIHRLLQSLPVPKVVKQDDLKSWKWKNLSISIVHSLVTGSWSLACVLVWPEMLHNLHSFNTPLSYLLVCVSTGYFVHDASDIILTGHGRQSWEFLLHHVLVISCFLYALFTELYVAGAVVALFVEVNSITLHTRLMIKLAGAQSSSVYHVNKLINITTYLTFRLGTQFYLTWYIVHNYTWLDHGLYFLFAILMMNVMILIYFYRLIRADFFPRCRGPEMLNGTNDYRSKKFPCD; encoded by the exons ATGGACGTCCTGGTTCCTGTGGTGAAGAGCCACCCGGGCAAGTCAGTGCTGGTGTGCGCTCTGATTTTCAAGTTGATCCACCGGTTGCTGCAAAGCTTGCCGGTGCCCAAAGTAGTAAAGCAGGATGACTTAAAATCCTGGAAGTGGAAGAACCTCTCTATCTCAATAGTGCACTCTCTGGTGACTGGATCCTGGTCCCTGGCCTG TGTGCTGGTTTGGCCTGAGATGCTGCACAACCTTCACTCTTTCAacactcctctgtcctatctgctcgtCTGCGTCTCAACAG GATACTTTGTGCACGATGCGAGTGATATTATCCTGACAGGACATGGAAGACAATCATGGGAATTCTTACTCCATCATGTGCTG gtGATCTCGTGTTTCCTGTACGCCCTCTTCACTGAGCTGTACGTCGCCGGCGCTGTAGTCGCTCTCTTTGTGGAGGTCAACAGTATCACCCTGCACACGAGGCTAATGATTAAGCTCGCGGGCGCTCAGTCCTCCTCTGTGTACCACGTCAACAAACTCATCAACATCACCACCTACTTGACGTTTCGTCTGGGCACCCAGTTCTACCTCACCTGGTACATCGTCCACAACTACACCTGGCTGGACCACGGTTTATACTTCCTCTTCGCCATTCTGATGATGAATGTCATGATCCTGATTTATTTCTACCGCCTAATACGCGCCGACTTCTTCCCTCGGTGTCGGGGACCCGAGATGCTGAACGGGACAAATGACTACCGCTCTAAGAAGTTTCCCTGTGATTGA